From a region of the Mauremys mutica isolate MM-2020 ecotype Southern chromosome 12, ASM2049712v1, whole genome shotgun sequence genome:
- the LOC123345970 gene encoding butyrophilin subfamily 1 member A1-like: MTGKVPSFSPGCTASSVLPGYVALCLALQVHRLASAQFTVTGPDHPVTASVGGEAVLPCHLSPRMSAENMEVRWFRSQFSPAVHLYRDGQDQYGEQMPEYRERTELLKDNITNGRVSLRIRDIRPSDNGPYVCFFHSGVSYENAVLELQVEGLGSAPVISVEGHQDGGIRVVCRSAGWYPEPKAQWRDLQGQLLPSASEKISPEANGLFQTEIATVITEESNQKVSCCVRTPRLNQERESAISIAELFFPRVSPWMVALGVILALLAVLIPLASYCFWRQHRAKGEVTRDKLQAELRWRRAQIYSVDVTLDPVTANPNLVLSEDRKRVRLGDKRQDLPNNPERFDPCPCVLSAEGFGGGRRYWEVEVGDKTAWDVGVCRESVSRKGQVTQTTKQGYWAMSLRNGDKYSVSTSPWTPLPISVRPSRVGIFLDYEVGEVSFYNVTDRSHLFTFTGTFSGELRPYFCPCNNIGGTNAAPLIICPVPAEAGGNLCP, from the exons ATGACAGGGAAGGTTCCCTCGTTCTCCCCTGGCTGCACAGCGAGCTCCGTTCTGCCCGGCTACGTTGCTCTCTGCCTCGCTCTACAGGTTCACAGGCTGGCGTCAG CACAATTCACAGTGACTGGACCTGACCACCCAGTCACTGCCTCCGTAGGTGGGGAAGCTgtcctgccctgccacctctcccccaggatgagcgctgagaacatggaggtgagatggttccgATCCCAGTTCTCTCCAGCTGTGCACCTGTACCGTGATGGGCAGGATCAGTATGGAGAGCAGATGCCGGAATATCGAGAAAGAACTGAGCTCTTGAAAGACAACATCACCAATGGGAGAGTTTCCCTGAGAATACGCGATATCCGACCCTCTGATAATGGGCCATATGTGTGTTTTTTTCATTCTGGTGTCTCTTATGAAAATGCTGTATTGGAACTGCAGGTGGAAG GTTTGGGCTCTGCTCCTgtaatctctgtggagggacatcAGGACGGAGGGATCCGGGTGGTGTGTCGATCAGCCGGATGGTACCCAGAGCCCAAGGCTCAGTGGAGAGATCTCCAGGGGCAGCTCTTACCATCAGCCTCTGAAAAAATATCCCCAGAGGCCAATGGCCTGTTTCAAACAGAGATTGCCACTGTTATAACTGAAGAGTCCAACCAGAAAGTGTCCTGCTGTGTCAGAACCCCCCGACTCaaccaggagagagagtcagCGATTTCCATAGCAG aGCTGTTTTTCCCACGAGTCAGTCCCTGGATGGTGGCTCTTGGGGTGATCCTGGCTCTCCTGGCTGTTCTCATTCCCCTGGCCAGTTACTGCTTCTGGAGGCAGCACAGAGCAAAAGGTGAAGTAACAAGAG acaaactccaggctgagctca GGTGGAGACGCGCCCAGATCTACTCAG tggacgtgactctggatccagtcACGGCAAATCccaacctcgtcctgtctgaggatcggaaacgtgtgagacTCGGAGACAAACGCCAGgatctgcccaacaaccctgagagatttgatcctTGTCCCTGTGTCCTGAGCGCTGAGGGTTTCGGGGGCGGgaggcgttactgggaggtggaggtgggagataAGACAGCCTGGGAcgtgggggtttgtagggaatctgtgagcaggaaggggcaggtcaCACAAACAACCAAACAGGGCTACTGGGCCATGAGTTTGAGGAATGGGGATAAATACTCAGTCTCCACCTCCCCCTGGACTCCCCTCCCCATAagcgtcaggcccagccgggtggggattttcctggactatgaggtgggcgaggtctcgttttacaatgtgactgacaggtctcatctcttcactttcactggcaccttctccGGGGAGCTCCGCCCTTATTTCTGTCCCTGTAACAACATTGGGGGTACAAAcgcggctcccctgataatctgcccggtcccagctgaggccggagggaatctctgtccctga